Proteins from a single region of Chryseobacterium sp. W4I1:
- the gltX gene encoding glutamate--tRNA ligase, whose protein sequence is MEKVRVRFAPSPTGPLHLGGVRTALYDYLFAKNQGGEFILRIEDTDTARYVEGAEDYIEEALEWCGIIPDESPKKGGKFAPYRQSERRDIYDRYTEQILKTDYAYIAFDTSEELDAIRAEFEANGDVFSYDNKTRNQLRNSVALSEEEVQKLLDEKTPYVVRFKMPVDRTLNLEDIIRGHSAVNTNTLDDKVLVKNDGMPTYHFANIIDDHEMEISHVIRGEEWLPSLGLHTLLYEAMGWEAPQFAHLSLILKPDVSTLINKDNIDGITKSFTEEFVTKNSQYSFDESAAIIKSFFSEVKSPRFKSMLSENDKDNEITASVKQFLKKGLSGKLSKRDGDKFGFPVFPLDFKDSVTGNISKGYRENGYLPDAFINMVALLGWSPADDKEILTLEEMAKEFDLHKVHKAGARFSKEKSEWFNHQYIQLKSDAELLQILKNTDIDFAGASDEKLIKIIGLMKERATFPTDIYENGRFFFEAPVSYDEKASKKAWNEETSAVLGELAEKLTTIEFASEPLKQAVHDFAENKGLGMGKVMMPLRLTLVGELKGPDVPDIMELIGKEESISRINNAINNFK, encoded by the coding sequence ATGGAGAAAGTAAGAGTCCGTTTTGCTCCAAGTCCTACTGGACCTTTGCATTTGGGAGGTGTAAGAACCGCATTATATGATTATCTTTTTGCTAAAAACCAGGGTGGTGAGTTTATCCTTCGAATAGAAGATACAGACACCGCAAGATATGTGGAGGGAGCAGAAGACTACATTGAAGAAGCTTTAGAGTGGTGCGGCATCATTCCTGATGAAAGTCCTAAAAAAGGAGGTAAATTTGCACCTTACAGACAGTCTGAGAGAAGAGATATCTATGACAGATATACCGAGCAGATCCTAAAAACAGATTATGCTTATATCGCTTTTGATACTTCTGAAGAACTGGATGCCATCCGTGCAGAATTTGAAGCAAACGGAGACGTTTTCTCATATGACAACAAAACCAGAAACCAACTGAGAAACAGCGTTGCACTTTCTGAAGAGGAAGTTCAGAAATTACTGGATGAAAAAACGCCTTATGTGGTGAGGTTCAAGATGCCGGTGGATAGAACGCTGAATCTTGAAGATATCATCCGCGGACATTCTGCAGTCAATACCAACACATTAGACGATAAGGTCCTTGTAAAGAATGATGGAATGCCAACGTATCATTTCGCCAACATTATTGATGATCACGAAATGGAAATCTCCCACGTAATCCGCGGTGAGGAATGGCTGCCATCTTTAGGCCTTCACACTTTATTGTATGAAGCAATGGGTTGGGAAGCTCCGCAATTTGCACACCTTTCACTAATTCTGAAACCTGATGTATCAACCTTAATCAATAAAGATAATATTGACGGGATCACGAAGTCTTTTACAGAAGAATTTGTGACGAAAAACAGCCAGTATTCTTTTGACGAATCAGCAGCAATTATCAAATCCTTCTTTTCAGAGGTAAAAAGCCCAAGGTTTAAATCTATGCTGAGCGAAAATGATAAGGACAATGAAATAACGGCTTCTGTAAAACAGTTCTTAAAGAAGGGGCTTTCAGGAAAATTAAGCAAAAGAGACGGAGACAAATTTGGATTCCCTGTATTTCCACTGGATTTCAAAGATTCTGTAACCGGAAATATTTCAAAAGGATACAGAGAAAACGGATACCTTCCGGATGCATTCATCAATATGGTTGCCCTTTTAGGATGGTCTCCCGCAGATGATAAAGAAATTCTGACCCTGGAAGAAATGGCCAAAGAATTCGATCTTCATAAGGTACATAAAGCAGGTGCCAGGTTCAGTAAAGAAAAATCTGAATGGTTCAACCATCAGTATATTCAATTGAAATCTGACGCAGAGCTTCTTCAGATCTTAAAGAATACAGATATTGACTTTGCAGGTGCTTCCGATGAAAAATTAATAAAGATCATCGGCCTGATGAAGGAAAGAGCAACTTTTCCAACAGATATTTACGAAAACGGAAGATTTTTCTTTGAAGCTCCGGTTTCTTATGACGAAAAAGCATCGAAAAAAGCCTGGAACGAAGAAACGTCTGCAGTTTTAGGAGAACTAGCAGAAAAACTTACTACCATTGAGTTTGCTTCAGAGCCTTTAAAGCAGGCTGTCCATGATTTTGCCGAAAACAAAGGCCTTGGTATGGGAAAAGTGATGATGCCACTCCGTTTAACCCTCGTAGGCGAACTGAAAGGTCCGGACGTTCCGGATATCATGGAACTTATTGGAAAAGAGGAAAGTATCTCCCGAATAAACAATGCTATCAATAATTTTAAATAG
- a CDS encoding acetyl-CoA carboxylase carboxyltransferase subunit alpha, whose protein sequence is MEYLSFELPIKDLMDQLQTCSLVGEESGVDVKLACSQIEDKILEKKKEIYGNLTPWQRVQLSRHPDRPYTIDYINGMVDKGSFLELHGDRNFADDPAMIGGLATLDGQKVMIIGTQKGRTTKERQYRRFGMPNPEGYRKALRLMKLAEKFKIPVITLVDTPGAYPGLEAEERGQGEAIARNIFEMVQLKTPIFTYIIGEGASGGALGIGVGNKVYMLENTWYTVIAPESCSSILWRNWDHKEDAANALNLTPNDALREKFIDGIIEEPLGGAQYDPEVAYLNLKHSILQNIKAFSKFSGQELETQRQEKFIAMGQFKG, encoded by the coding sequence ATGGAATATTTAAGTTTCGAACTTCCTATAAAAGATCTAATGGATCAACTTCAGACTTGTTCTTTAGTAGGAGAAGAAAGTGGTGTTGATGTAAAATTAGCATGCAGCCAGATTGAGGACAAGATCTTGGAAAAGAAAAAAGAGATCTACGGAAACCTCACCCCTTGGCAGAGAGTACAACTATCCCGCCATCCGGACCGTCCTTATACGATTGACTATATCAACGGAATGGTGGATAAAGGAAGTTTTCTGGAACTTCACGGAGACAGAAATTTTGCAGACGACCCTGCAATGATTGGCGGCTTAGCTACATTGGACGGTCAGAAAGTAATGATCATAGGAACCCAGAAAGGGAGAACCACCAAAGAAAGACAGTACAGAAGGTTTGGAATGCCGAATCCTGAAGGATACAGAAAAGCTTTACGACTGATGAAGCTTGCTGAAAAATTCAAAATTCCTGTAATCACTTTAGTAGATACACCAGGAGCTTATCCTGGATTGGAAGCTGAAGAAAGAGGACAGGGTGAAGCTATTGCAAGAAACATTTTTGAAATGGTTCAGCTTAAAACTCCAATTTTCACCTATATTATTGGTGAAGGAGCAAGTGGCGGTGCTTTGGGAATAGGTGTAGGTAACAAGGTATACATGCTTGAAAACACATGGTATACTGTAATTGCTCCGGAAAGCTGTTCTTCTATCTTATGGAGAAACTGGGATCACAAAGAAGATGCAGCCAATGCACTGAATCTTACTCCAAATGATGCTTTAAGAGAAAAATTCATTGACGGTATTATTGAAGAACCACTTGGAGGTGCTCAATATGATCCGGAAGTAGCTTATCTGAATTTGAAACATTCAATTTTACAGAATATTAAAGCTTTCTCTAAATTCTCAGGACAGGAACTTGAAACCCAAAGGCAGGAGAAATTCATTGCGATGGGACAGTTTAAAGGATAA
- a CDS encoding DUF6759 domain-containing protein — MKKIFFLLFLCIFTLGFSQKKKKSKSKAVVEKETVIIYTEQDAESSKEARVIAGFLKQNPGHAKTDYFKRKLIDMIMADNSPEAKPTIKPISKEKIERIVQNNELNSGKVMAANKASAENNTKNTDKTNDAIKALKEERLASFASTGSAKTAGVAKAEPSEANKKTAAMLTHLFNNDVNKNEAYINIKNRSSCNLIVKISGKKYYNLSVPAKGQNFILIDKGEYVLTTMVCDAKYSSLKKITQDIEIALNVAD, encoded by the coding sequence ATGAAAAAAATCTTTTTCCTTCTCTTTTTATGCATTTTTACCCTCGGTTTTTCTCAAAAAAAGAAAAAATCGAAATCTAAAGCTGTTGTAGAAAAAGAAACCGTAATTATCTATACAGAGCAGGATGCAGAGTCTTCAAAAGAGGCAAGAGTCATTGCCGGTTTCCTGAAACAAAATCCCGGACATGCCAAAACTGATTATTTTAAAAGAAAACTGATCGATATGATCATGGCTGATAATTCTCCCGAAGCAAAACCTACCATTAAACCGATTAGTAAGGAAAAGATCGAAAGAATTGTTCAAAATAATGAACTGAATAGTGGCAAAGTGATGGCAGCCAATAAAGCATCAGCTGAAAATAATACCAAAAACACGGATAAAACGAATGATGCCATCAAGGCTTTGAAAGAAGAAAGACTGGCAAGTTTTGCTTCTACAGGCTCAGCCAAAACTGCAGGGGTTGCTAAAGCAGAACCCAGTGAAGCAAATAAGAAAACCGCAGCAATGCTTACTCATCTTTTTAATAATGATGTCAATAAAAATGAAGCTTATATCAATATCAAGAACAGATCAAGCTGCAACCTGATCGTTAAAATAAGCGGAAAAAAATATTATAATCTAAGTGTTCCTGCCAAAGGGCAGAATTTTATCCTGATAGATAAAGGAGAATATGTTTTGACCACTATGGTTTGTGATGCAAAATACTCTTCACTGAAGAAGATCACCCAGGATATCGAGATTGCGCTTAATGTAGCTGATTAA
- the tsf gene encoding translation elongation factor Ts translates to MSYTPAAADVAKLRNQTGAGMMDCKKALVEAEGDFEKAVDILRKKGQKVAANRADRDSSEGAVIARVNEDNTLGTVISLNCETDFVAKNEAFIELAYELAEMAIFAATKEELLATDFHGMTVAEKLIEQTGVIGEKIEIGAFERIEGPFLGAYIHAGNKIAAITALSAKVDGADEAAKAVSMQVAAMNPIALDETRVSQETIDKELEIERHKLTEEGKPANIIDNILKGKMQRFYKDNTLVHQDFIKDSSISVADYVKSVNADLKVTGFVRVSLA, encoded by the coding sequence ATGTCTTATACACCAGCTGCTGCAGACGTAGCAAAATTAAGAAACCAAACAGGTGCAGGTATGATGGACTGCAAGAAAGCTCTAGTTGAAGCAGAAGGAGACTTCGAAAAAGCGGTAGATATCCTTAGAAAAAAAGGACAGAAAGTTGCCGCTAACAGAGCTGACAGAGATTCTTCTGAAGGTGCAGTAATCGCAAGAGTAAATGAGGACAATACTTTAGGTACTGTAATCTCTCTAAACTGCGAAACTGACTTCGTTGCTAAGAATGAAGCTTTTATTGAACTTGCTTACGAATTAGCTGAAATGGCTATCTTCGCAGCTACAAAAGAAGAGCTTTTAGCTACAGATTTCCACGGTATGACCGTTGCTGAAAAATTAATTGAGCAAACTGGTGTTATCGGTGAAAAAATTGAGATCGGAGCTTTCGAAAGAATTGAAGGACCATTCTTGGGAGCTTACATCCACGCTGGAAACAAAATCGCTGCTATCACTGCACTTTCTGCCAAAGTAGACGGAGCTGACGAAGCTGCTAAAGCTGTTTCTATGCAGGTTGCTGCAATGAACCCAATTGCTCTTGATGAAACAAGAGTTTCTCAGGAAACGATCGATAAAGAATTAGAAATCGAAAGACATAAACTTACTGAAGAAGGTAAGCCTGCAAACATTATCGACAATATCTTGAAAGGTAAAATGCAGAGATTCTACAAAGACAACACTTTGGTACACCAGGATTTTATCAAAGACAGCTCTATTTCTGTTGCTGACTATGTGAAATCTGTAAATGCAGACCTTAAAGTAACAGGATTTGTAAGAGTAAGCTTAGCTTAA
- a CDS encoding gliding motility-associated C-terminal domain-containing protein — protein sequence MKRFLLGLVLLLLSINVLFAQRDTEHWFAPMAAKSSALSSPKQALYFSTDSTTPFPVEIYSNGVLLGTVTIMKGDPKTFDIITATMITSNATEMFTPIGKGIYTKGAKPYYVNFRFSVTSHGEILTSKGKAGIGLKFYAAASPMTGQTITLLNFTTGILATEDNTTVTVSDYDPGIQFSNGTTGTTNPTLTFTLNKGQAYIIEGRENNGTNATGFIGAKIVSNKPISVTNGNFNGQFALPPAAGSAGSDIVMDQSVPTDRLGNEFVLVKGNGDSDDGDEDALIIATENDTQVYLNGSTTPVQTLNEGEWMRVGQGPNNTYIFPYIDQGSTHFNMHIKTSKNAYVYQLLAGLPNSTATEGFNYIPPLNCFLPRKIEEIGLINELPETFSSGTKNIKLNILTETGAVINVTLNGTPAPIVQGPFNVTGTTAWVSYSVPNVTGNVTVTSSKAVTAGISAGSGAVGYGGYFAGFSSIPVIAKKTGECAPGIVLEVDDGYETYQWFLNGTAIPGATANTFSPATSGNYTVKVTMGTCPPVTTPVYKVFTCLKLTTQTLSACSTKVITPAFTSSTQTPVAGTLVILTAPTHGTAVVNPNGTITYTPTSGYYGPDQIVYKFCGNATEFIDCEQITLNLTVVPFVVRDALIKSCQYDVDPYAYFDLTKAVVSDYNPVFKKYYPSMADLNAGTNEITNITNYPSTGGYVYVKVTTSEGCTAIAKIELIALPIKKSPILVDQFICVDSLTNLDAGPGYDSYLWSTGATTASIQNVGIGEYTVILGKNGCLLPQVVRVRKVEDPVITKIEISNTTATVIVNGGKAPYKFAVDGTANWQDSNIFTGLTRGQHTFYVKDAFNCEPTSVEVTVPNLINAITPNGDNKNDFIDYSALAYKENLSFVIYDRYGNMVFTGNKFNNYKWDGKHYDKKLVTGTYWYHINWNETNKEKTPIYYTGWILVKNIE from the coding sequence ATGAAAAGATTTCTACTCGGCTTAGTATTACTTCTTTTATCAATTAATGTACTCTTTGCACAAAGGGATACGGAACACTGGTTTGCACCCATGGCAGCTAAGTCTTCTGCTCTTTCAAGCCCAAAGCAGGCGCTCTATTTTTCTACCGATTCCACAACTCCGTTTCCTGTAGAAATATATAGCAATGGCGTACTGCTTGGAACCGTAACCATTATGAAGGGTGACCCTAAAACATTTGACATTATCACTGCTACGATGATTACATCGAACGCAACGGAAATGTTTACCCCTATTGGTAAAGGAATTTATACTAAAGGAGCGAAACCATATTATGTTAATTTCAGATTTAGTGTCACCAGTCATGGGGAGATATTAACTTCAAAGGGTAAGGCAGGTATTGGACTGAAATTCTATGCAGCTGCTTCTCCAATGACAGGTCAGACTATAACTTTATTAAATTTCACAACTGGAATTTTAGCAACAGAAGACAATACTACGGTTACTGTTTCAGATTATGACCCTGGAATACAATTTTCTAACGGTACTACAGGAACTACCAACCCAACACTTACATTTACGCTTAATAAAGGTCAAGCATATATTATAGAAGGAAGAGAAAATAATGGAACCAACGCCACAGGATTTATCGGGGCCAAAATAGTATCTAACAAACCTATATCTGTAACCAACGGTAATTTTAACGGACAGTTTGCCCTTCCGCCAGCCGCTGGATCTGCCGGCTCTGATATTGTAATGGATCAATCTGTTCCTACTGACAGATTAGGTAATGAATTTGTCCTTGTAAAAGGAAACGGAGACAGTGATGACGGAGATGAAGATGCACTGATCATCGCAACAGAAAATGACACTCAGGTATACCTAAATGGCTCTACTACGCCTGTCCAGACCCTCAATGAGGGGGAATGGATGAGAGTAGGGCAAGGGCCTAACAATACTTATATATTCCCATATATTGACCAAGGAAGTACTCACTTCAATATGCACATCAAAACTTCAAAGAATGCATATGTATATCAGCTTCTGGCTGGTCTTCCAAACAGTACGGCAACGGAAGGATTCAATTATATCCCGCCTTTGAACTGTTTCCTGCCTAGAAAAATTGAGGAAATAGGATTGATCAATGAACTTCCGGAAACCTTTTCCAGTGGGACAAAAAATATTAAACTAAATATCCTTACTGAAACCGGAGCAGTCATTAACGTTACCTTAAATGGAACTCCTGCTCCAATCGTACAAGGCCCCTTCAACGTAACAGGAACTACAGCATGGGTATCTTATTCTGTACCCAACGTAACAGGTAATGTTACTGTTACATCATCAAAAGCAGTTACAGCAGGGATTTCTGCAGGAAGTGGAGCTGTGGGATATGGTGGCTACTTTGCAGGATTCTCTTCAATTCCTGTTATTGCTAAAAAAACAGGTGAATGTGCTCCCGGTATTGTATTGGAAGTGGATGACGGCTACGAAACATACCAGTGGTTCTTAAACGGAACAGCTATTCCAGGAGCAACAGCCAACACTTTCTCACCTGCAACTTCAGGAAACTATACCGTAAAAGTAACAATGGGTACATGTCCTCCTGTTACAACACCGGTTTATAAAGTATTTACCTGCTTAAAGCTGACCACACAGACATTGAGCGCATGTTCAACGAAAGTAATTACTCCTGCATTTACATCTTCAACACAAACACCGGTAGCGGGAACGCTGGTTATCCTCACAGCTCCAACGCACGGTACAGCTGTAGTGAATCCTAACGGAACCATTACTTATACCCCTACTTCAGGTTATTATGGTCCTGACCAGATCGTTTATAAATTCTGTGGCAATGCCACCGAGTTCATCGACTGTGAGCAGATCACTTTAAACCTAACGGTAGTCCCGTTTGTTGTAAGAGATGCTTTAATCAAATCATGTCAGTATGATGTAGATCCGTATGCTTATTTTGATCTGACGAAAGCTGTTGTTAGTGATTATAATCCTGTATTTAAGAAATATTATCCTTCAATGGCTGATCTAAACGCAGGAACAAATGAGATCACTAACATCACCAATTATCCATCTACTGGAGGATATGTTTATGTAAAAGTAACGACCAGCGAAGGATGTACAGCCATTGCAAAAATTGAGCTAATTGCTCTTCCGATAAAAAAATCACCAATTCTTGTTGACCAGTTTATCTGTGTAGACAGCTTAACGAATCTGGATGCAGGCCCAGGATATGACTCTTATCTATGGAGTACAGGGGCTACTACTGCCTCTATTCAAAATGTAGGGATAGGAGAATACACTGTGATCCTTGGTAAAAACGGATGTCTCCTTCCACAAGTCGTGAGAGTACGAAAAGTAGAAGATCCGGTAATCACAAAAATTGAAATTTCCAACACTACAGCTACAGTTATTGTAAACGGAGGAAAAGCTCCATATAAGTTTGCGGTAGACGGAACTGCGAATTGGCAAGATTCCAATATTTTCACAGGACTTACAAGAGGTCAGCATACATTCTATGTAAAAGACGCCTTTAACTGTGAGCCTACATCTGTAGAAGTAACGGTTCCTAACCTTATCAATGCCATCACTCCTAACGGTGATAACAAAAATGACTTTATTGATTACAGCGCATTGGCCTATAAAGAAAATCTTTCTTTTGTAATTTATGACAGATATGGTAATATGGTATTTACCGGAAACAAATTCAATAATTACAAATGGGATGGAAAACATTATGACAAGAAACTTGTAACAGGAACCTACTGGTATCACATCAACTGGAACGAAACCAACAAAGAAAAAACTCCAATCTATTATACAGGATGGATTTTAGTTAAAAACATTGAATAA